Proteins encoded by one window of Acidipropionibacterium virtanenii:
- a CDS encoding NifB/NifX family molybdenum-iron cluster-binding protein, giving the protein MNLMIPVRPDGSVEPRFGKAPMVAVAGVDEAGAITSWQTFQVGWDALHDAGTEGSHHARIVTFLREHEVAAVVATHVGPGMQRTLNSMGLPMLLAAHPDARTSVEAAVAAAGEH; this is encoded by the coding sequence ATGAATCTCATGATCCCGGTGCGCCCGGACGGCTCGGTGGAACCACGATTCGGAAAGGCACCGATGGTCGCGGTGGCCGGCGTCGACGAGGCCGGCGCGATCACCTCCTGGCAGACCTTCCAGGTGGGCTGGGACGCCCTGCACGATGCCGGCACGGAGGGTTCCCACCATGCCCGCATCGTCACCTTCCTGCGCGAGCACGAGGTGGCGGCTGTGGTGGCCACCCACGTCGGGCCGGGCATGCAGCGCACGCTGAACTCGATGGGGCTGCCGATGCTGCTGGCCGCCCATCCTGACGCCAGGACCTCGGTGGAGGCCGCCGTCGCGGCTGCGGGAGAGCACTGA
- a CDS encoding 2-dehydropantoate 2-reductase — protein sequence MRIAVIGAGAIGGFYGAALSAAGQDVSFIARGATLEALRTHGLRIIGEQTLTLDVAATDDAAEIGPVEVVLMCTKTFQVADAARSYLPALMGPDTLVVSTQNGVQAPFLLERTVGREHVGPGVCRVWSKIAEPGVIDLMGGPKSLVVGTWDDAVTPVLSAFRAALHQAGVATSESTDIWTELWTKVIHVVPQGAVGALLDAPLGELLDRHRALYRRTMAETAEVARAHGAKLPDDVVEATLGFLAGQDPSSTTSFQRDITSGRRSEFAAQVGAIPALGDEVGVDTPVNDVIAEVLGLAEERNRAA from the coding sequence ATGCGCATCGCGGTGATCGGGGCCGGGGCCATCGGCGGCTTCTACGGCGCCGCGCTGTCTGCGGCCGGCCAGGACGTCTCCTTCATCGCCCGGGGCGCCACCCTCGAGGCCCTGCGCACGCATGGCCTGCGCATCATCGGGGAGCAGACCCTGACCCTCGACGTGGCCGCCACCGACGACGCCGCCGAGATCGGCCCGGTCGAGGTGGTGCTGATGTGCACCAAGACCTTCCAGGTCGCCGACGCCGCACGCAGCTACCTGCCCGCCCTGATGGGGCCGGACACCCTGGTCGTCAGCACCCAGAACGGCGTCCAGGCCCCGTTCTTGCTGGAGAGAACGGTGGGCCGCGAGCATGTGGGGCCGGGGGTGTGCCGGGTGTGGTCCAAGATCGCCGAGCCCGGCGTCATCGACCTGATGGGAGGCCCGAAGAGCCTGGTGGTGGGCACCTGGGATGACGCCGTCACCCCGGTGCTCTCGGCCTTCCGGGCGGCGCTGCACCAGGCCGGCGTGGCCACCTCCGAGTCCACCGACATCTGGACCGAGCTGTGGACCAAGGTGATCCACGTCGTACCCCAGGGGGCGGTCGGGGCGCTGCTCGACGCCCCGCTGGGCGAGCTGCTGGACCGTCACCGGGCGCTGTACCGCCGGACCATGGCCGAGACCGCCGAGGTGGCCCGGGCACACGGAGCGAAGCTGCCCGACGACGTCGTGGAGGCCACCCTGGGCTTCCTGGCCGGCCAGGATCCGTCCTCGACGACCTCCTTCCAGCGCGACATCACCTCCGGGCGTCGCAGCGAGTTCGCCGCCCAGGTGGGTGCGATTCCGGCGCTGGGCGACGAGGTGGGCGTCGACACCCCGGTCAACGACGTCATCGCCGAGGTGCTGGGGCTGGCCGAGGAGCGCAACCGGGCGGCCTGA
- a CDS encoding ACP S-malonyltransferase has product MEDSTFAAHLQWLSAVADIDLVAHGTVSDEATIKDTSIAQPLLVASALATGWSVAPDLFSRADVLAGHSVGEIAAGAGAGAFSPEAAMVLVRERGRAMAQAAAVTETSMTAVIGGKPEEVVAAIGAAGLTPANYNGKGQIVAAGTVAQLAAFAENPPARTRLFPLTVAGAFHTVHMEPAVDHLREVAAAMPTSRPSVALLSNRDGAIVGDGRAFADRLVAQVAHPVRWDLCMETMAARGVTGIMELAPAGTLTGIAKRNLKGVELFNLDTPDQLDEARAFVEAHSPQTAEA; this is encoded by the coding sequence ATGGAGGACTCGACCTTCGCCGCACACCTGCAGTGGCTGTCCGCCGTCGCCGATATCGATCTGGTGGCCCACGGCACCGTCTCCGACGAGGCGACCATCAAGGACACCTCGATCGCCCAGCCCCTGCTGGTCGCCTCCGCTCTGGCCACCGGATGGTCAGTCGCCCCCGATCTCTTCTCCCGCGCCGACGTGCTGGCCGGCCACTCGGTCGGCGAGATCGCCGCCGGGGCGGGCGCCGGAGCCTTCTCCCCCGAGGCCGCCATGGTGCTGGTCCGCGAGCGCGGCCGGGCGATGGCGCAGGCCGCCGCGGTCACCGAGACCTCGATGACCGCCGTGATCGGCGGAAAGCCCGAGGAGGTCGTCGCCGCCATCGGGGCCGCCGGGCTCACCCCCGCCAACTACAACGGCAAGGGCCAGATCGTGGCGGCCGGCACCGTCGCCCAGCTCGCCGCCTTCGCCGAGAACCCGCCCGCACGCACCCGGCTCTTCCCACTGACCGTCGCCGGCGCCTTCCACACCGTGCACATGGAGCCGGCCGTCGACCATCTGCGCGAGGTCGCCGCGGCCATGCCGACCTCGAGGCCCTCGGTGGCCCTGCTGTCCAACCGCGACGGCGCGATCGTCGGGGACGGGCGGGCCTTCGCCGACCGCCTGGTGGCCCAGGTGGCCCACCCGGTCCGCTGGGACCTGTGCATGGAGACGATGGCCGCCCGCGGCGTCACCGGCATCATGGAACTCGCTCCGGCTGGTACCTTGACCGGGATCGCCAAGCGCAATCTCAAGGGCGTCGAGCTGTTCAACCTCGACACGCCCGATCAGCTCGACGAGGCCCGCGCCTTCGTCGAGGCACACTCCCCCCAGACCGCGGAGGCCTGA
- a CDS encoding beta-ketoacyl-ACP synthase III has translation MPDTPRPTLTQAQGAPSSRMLATGSVRGSRVVSNEEMCTMIDSTPEWIQQRTGITERRWATAEETPRSMAVEAARKALAKAGLEPSQVDAIVIATVSHHRPSPSLATYVAHDLGSIGAAAFDINAACAGFCYCTSLADSMIRSGSATHILVIGVEKLSEMTNIADRGTAFLFSDGAGAVLFGPSQTSAVGPAVWGSAADKVETIEIEDWTQVADHPRVSHPLIAMDGRNVFKWAMTSVVRKAGEAIAEAGITPTDLDAFIPHQANDRITDAMLRHLKLPESVEVCHDIADMGNTSAASIPIAIDRMLERGQVHSGDLALIIGFGAGLVFAGQVVVLP, from the coding sequence ATGCCCGACACACCCCGTCCCACCCTCACCCAGGCGCAGGGGGCGCCCTCCTCCCGGATGCTGGCCACCGGTTCGGTGCGCGGCTCGCGTGTCGTCTCCAATGAGGAGATGTGCACCATGATCGACTCCACCCCGGAGTGGATCCAGCAGCGCACCGGTATCACCGAGAGACGTTGGGCCACCGCCGAGGAGACACCGCGTTCGATGGCCGTCGAGGCCGCCCGCAAGGCCCTGGCCAAGGCCGGTCTGGAGCCCTCCCAGGTCGACGCCATCGTCATCGCCACCGTCTCCCACCACCGTCCCTCCCCCTCGCTGGCCACCTATGTGGCCCACGACCTGGGCAGTATCGGGGCCGCGGCCTTCGACATCAACGCCGCCTGCGCCGGGTTCTGCTACTGCACCTCGCTGGCCGACTCGATGATCCGCAGCGGTTCGGCCACCCACATCCTGGTGATCGGTGTGGAGAAGCTCTCGGAGATGACCAATATCGCCGATCGCGGCACCGCCTTCCTCTTCTCCGACGGGGCCGGCGCGGTGCTCTTCGGGCCCTCGCAGACCTCCGCCGTGGGTCCGGCCGTCTGGGGCTCGGCCGCCGACAAGGTCGAGACCATTGAGATCGAGGACTGGACCCAGGTCGCCGACCACCCGCGGGTCAGCCATCCGCTCATCGCGATGGACGGCCGGAATGTGTTCAAGTGGGCCATGACGTCGGTGGTCCGCAAGGCCGGAGAGGCCATCGCCGAGGCCGGCATCACCCCCACCGACCTGGACGCCTTCATCCCCCACCAGGCCAACGACCGCATCACCGACGCCATGCTGCGTCACCTCAAACTGCCCGAGTCGGTGGAGGTCTGTCACGACATCGCCGACATGGGCAACACCTCGGCGGCATCCATCCCGATCGCGATCGACCGGATGCTGGAGAGGGGCCAGGTCCACAGCGGCGACCTGGCACTGATCATCGGCTTCGGCGCCGGGCTGGTCTTCGCCGGCCAGGTCGTCGTGCTGCCCTGA
- a CDS encoding acyl carrier protein, protein MADNAQVLSDIADIVNDITGVDQAEVTAEKSFTDDLDVDSLSMVEIVYACEEKFGVEIPDDKSKDLKTVQDAIDFVTANQG, encoded by the coding sequence ATGGCTGACAACGCACAGGTCCTCTCCGACATCGCCGACATCGTCAACGACATCACCGGCGTCGACCAGGCCGAGGTGACCGCCGAGAAGTCCTTCACCGACGACCTGGACGTCGACTCCCTCTCGATGGTCGAGATCGTCTACGCCTGCGAGGAGAAGTTCGGCGTGGAGATCCCCGACGACAAGTCCAAGGACCTCAAGACCGTCCAGGACGCCATCGACTTCGTCACCGCCAACCAGGGCTGA
- a CDS encoding beta-ketoacyl-[acyl-carrier-protein] synthase family protein, whose translation MSDVVITGFGATTPLGGDAPSTWEGLLAGRNGVHTLTADWAADVPVRFAACVVDEPTNHIARPQARRMDRSSQLAIVAAREAWSDAGLLLPHDEDGEPVDNGIDPERLVVCCATGIGGLHSLLGQWDIQKDRGFRRVSPFTIPMLMANAPAANIGLMVNAKAGVHTPVSACASSSEAISLGLDQIRLGRAEIAVVGGTEAVIHPLPLAAFAQMQALSKRNDDPEHASRPWDTGRDGFVLGEGAAVMIIETIEHAQARGARIYGTLAGAGISADSHDIVQPDPTGAGQASAMRKALASAALEPRDVVHVNAHATSTPQGDEAEAHSIRSTLGEAADDALVTGTKSMTGHLLGGAGALESYATVMALQERKVPGTINIEHLEAGLPVNIAQQTTELPTGDLAALNNSFGFGGHNVTLAFTNANATR comes from the coding sequence ATGAGTGACGTCGTCATCACCGGCTTCGGCGCGACCACCCCGCTCGGGGGCGACGCCCCGAGCACCTGGGAGGGCCTGTTGGCCGGGCGCAACGGCGTCCACACCCTGACCGCCGACTGGGCGGCCGATGTGCCGGTGCGCTTCGCGGCCTGCGTGGTCGACGAGCCCACCAATCACATCGCCCGGCCCCAGGCGCGCAGGATGGACCGCAGCTCCCAGCTGGCGATCGTGGCCGCCCGCGAGGCATGGAGCGACGCCGGACTGCTGCTGCCCCACGACGAGGACGGCGAACCGGTCGACAACGGCATCGATCCGGAGCGGCTGGTGGTGTGCTGCGCCACCGGCATCGGCGGCCTGCACTCCCTGCTGGGCCAGTGGGACATTCAGAAGGACCGCGGTTTCCGCCGCGTCAGCCCCTTCACCATCCCGATGCTGATGGCCAACGCTCCGGCGGCCAATATCGGCCTGATGGTCAACGCCAAGGCCGGGGTCCACACCCCGGTTTCCGCCTGCGCCTCCTCCTCTGAGGCCATCTCCCTGGGGCTGGACCAGATCCGTCTGGGCCGGGCCGAGATCGCGGTGGTCGGCGGCACCGAGGCGGTCATCCATCCGCTGCCGCTGGCGGCCTTCGCCCAGATGCAGGCCCTCTCCAAGCGCAACGACGATCCCGAGCACGCCTCACGTCCCTGGGACACCGGGCGCGACGGCTTCGTGCTGGGCGAGGGTGCGGCCGTGATGATCATCGAGACCATCGAGCACGCGCAGGCCCGCGGGGCGAGGATCTACGGGACGCTGGCCGGGGCCGGCATCTCCGCCGACTCCCACGACATCGTCCAGCCCGACCCCACCGGGGCCGGCCAGGCCTCGGCGATGCGCAAGGCGCTGGCCTCCGCAGCGCTGGAGCCCCGCGATGTCGTCCACGTCAACGCGCACGCCACCTCGACCCCGCAGGGCGACGAGGCGGAGGCCCATTCGATCCGATCGACCCTGGGCGAGGCCGCCGACGACGCCCTGGTCACCGGCACCAAGTCGATGACCGGCCACCTGCTCGGCGGGGCCGGGGCTCTGGAGTCCTACGCGACGGTGATGGCCCTGCAGGAGCGCAAGGTGCCCGGCACCATCAATATCGAGCATCTGGAGGCCGGACTTCCGGTCAACATCGCCCAGCAGACCACCGAGCTGCCGACGGGCGACCTGGCGGCCCTCAACAACTCGTTCGGATTCGGCGGCCACAACGTGACCCTGGCGTTCACCAACGCCAATGCCACGCGCTGA
- a CDS encoding DUF3145 family protein, with product MKQYAHQSGGMLYIHSAPTALRTHIEWAADAAVVLPAGIRWQRQPVEYGCWRAETPWHGEPEGAAGLVSTLATWGRLRIEVTVDPPAAGAGHRWSVTPDLGIFSAETNEIGDVVVDENRLRQAMIRARSQGEPLEAEISDLLGEPWDVELEPFRACDPDLDVSWLGSEVG from the coding sequence ATGAAGCAGTACGCACATCAGTCGGGTGGCATGCTCTACATCCACTCTGCTCCGACGGCGTTGCGCACCCATATCGAATGGGCCGCCGACGCCGCTGTTGTTCTGCCCGCGGGGATCAGATGGCAGCGGCAGCCGGTCGAGTACGGATGCTGGCGCGCCGAGACGCCGTGGCACGGGGAGCCAGAGGGGGCCGCAGGGCTGGTCTCCACGCTGGCGACCTGGGGTCGGCTGCGCATCGAGGTCACTGTCGACCCGCCGGCCGCCGGTGCCGGCCACCGATGGAGCGTCACCCCTGATCTGGGAATCTTCTCCGCCGAGACCAACGAGATCGGCGATGTCGTCGTCGATGAGAACCGGCTGCGCCAGGCGATGATCCGCGCCCGGTCCCAGGGCGAGCCGCTGGAGGCCGAGATCTCCGACCTGCTGGGGGAGCCCTGGGATGTCGAGCTGGAGCCCTTCCGCGCCTGCGACCCCGACCTGGACGTGTCCTGGCTCGGCAGCGAGGTGGGCTGA